A stretch of Phyllobacterium zundukense DNA encodes these proteins:
- a CDS encoding D-lyxose/D-mannose family sugar isomerase codes for MKRSEVNEIIRESDKFIRSFGYVMPPFAYWSPEELKARTASDSKAILQARLGWDITDYGQGKFDELGLFLFTTRNGNQEDLKKGGGMLYAEKIMISREKQLSPMHRHIVKAEDIINRGGGTLVLELFNSNPDGSVDEKTDVEVATDGRIVRQKAGGLLKLQPGESVTLLPGNWHAFWGEGGDVLIGEVSTVNDDLTDNIFREPIGRFSSIDEDEAPLHLLVSDYDKWLA; via the coding sequence ATGAAGCGTTCTGAAGTCAACGAGATCATCCGCGAGAGCGACAAGTTCATCCGCTCGTTCGGCTATGTCATGCCGCCCTTCGCCTATTGGTCGCCGGAAGAGCTGAAGGCCCGTACCGCCAGCGATTCCAAGGCTATCCTTCAGGCTCGTCTCGGCTGGGATATCACCGATTACGGACAGGGCAAGTTCGATGAGCTTGGCCTGTTCCTCTTCACCACCCGCAACGGCAATCAGGAAGACCTGAAAAAGGGTGGCGGCATGCTCTATGCCGAGAAGATCATGATCAGCCGCGAAAAGCAGCTGTCGCCGATGCACCGCCATATCGTCAAGGCGGAAGACATCATCAATCGTGGCGGCGGCACGCTCGTGCTCGAACTGTTCAACTCCAATCCCGATGGCAGCGTCGATGAAAAGACCGATGTCGAGGTCGCTACGGATGGGCGCATCGTCAGGCAGAAGGCTGGCGGCCTGTTGAAGCTGCAGCCGGGCGAAAGCGTTACGCTCCTGCCGGGGAACTGGCATGCCTTCTGGGGCGAGGGCGGCGACGTCCTGATCGGCGAAGTCTCGACTGTCAATGACGACCTCACCGACAATATCTTCCGCGAACCCATCGGCCGTTTCTCCTCGATTGACGAGGATGAGGCGCCCTTGCACCTGCTCGTTTCCGACTATGACAAATGGCTCGCCTGA
- a CDS encoding nucleoside/nucleotide kinase family protein, translating into MLITLDDLVPELLARAAKTKRLIVAIAGPPGAGKSTVATTLCAAINARDPVAAAVVPMDGFHLDNAILDARNLRKRKGSPPTFDCAGFEVLLKRLRDISEDVVIPLFDRKLDLARAGAGIVKAGQRILLVEGNYLLLNQPPWDRLAPLFDVTIFLDVDRIELENRLVQRWLGFGYNVGSAQQRALSNDMPNAELVVEESRPADFTISN; encoded by the coding sequence ATGTTGATCACCCTCGACGATCTGGTTCCTGAGCTCTTGGCCCGTGCGGCGAAGACCAAGCGGCTAATCGTGGCTATTGCCGGTCCGCCGGGGGCCGGCAAATCCACCGTTGCGACAACCCTCTGCGCGGCCATCAACGCGCGCGATCCGGTTGCGGCAGCCGTCGTGCCGATGGACGGGTTCCACCTCGACAATGCCATTCTCGACGCGCGGAATCTTCGCAAGCGCAAGGGTTCGCCGCCGACATTCGACTGCGCCGGTTTCGAGGTGCTTCTGAAGCGCCTGCGCGACATCAGCGAGGACGTCGTCATCCCGCTATTCGACCGCAAGCTTGATCTGGCGCGGGCAGGGGCAGGCATCGTCAAGGCCGGCCAGCGTATTCTCCTGGTCGAAGGCAATTACCTTTTGCTCAACCAGCCACCCTGGGACCGGCTGGCGCCGCTCTTCGACGTGACGATTTTTCTCGATGTCGACCGGATCGAGCTGGAAAACCGGCTGGTGCAGCGCTGGCTCGGTTTCGGCTACAATGTCGGCTCGGCACAACAGCGCGCCTTGTCAAACGACATGCCCAACGCGGAGCTGGTTGTGGAAGAGTCGCGGCCTGCGGATTTCACCATCAGCAATTGA
- a CDS encoding ABC transporter permease: protein MTESQTTSQPKQEFERVLTQSSTAVASFDTHEKSLLEKLRHFLHSSPASVPLIVLVMSLIIFAIIVGSRFFTPFALSLILQQVAIVGIIGAAQTLVVLTAGIDLSVGAIMVLTSVIMGQFTFRYGMPVELAILCGVALGALCGFVNGVLIAYLKLPPFIVTLGTWQIYLATTYIYSANETIRAQDIEANARLLQFFGEKINIGGATFTYGVFAMIILIAILWYVLNHTAWGRHVYAIGDDAEAAKLSGVRTKRVLIAVYVLAGLICALAGWASIGRNGSVSPQIGQFANIESITAVVIGGMSLFGGRGSILGMLFGALIVGVFSFGMRMYGTDVQWTYLIIGVLIILAVAIDQWIRKVAG, encoded by the coding sequence ATGACAGAGTCCCAGACAACGTCCCAGCCCAAGCAGGAGTTTGAGCGCGTACTGACGCAAAGCTCGACTGCCGTTGCCAGTTTCGACACCCATGAGAAAAGCCTGCTCGAGAAGCTGCGGCATTTCCTTCATTCCAGCCCGGCTTCCGTTCCTCTTATTGTTCTGGTGATGTCGCTGATCATCTTTGCGATCATTGTCGGCTCCCGCTTCTTCACGCCATTTGCGCTGTCGCTCATCCTGCAGCAGGTGGCAATCGTCGGCATTATCGGCGCGGCACAAACGCTCGTCGTGCTGACCGCGGGCATCGACCTCTCTGTCGGCGCCATCATGGTGTTGACATCGGTCATCATGGGTCAGTTCACCTTTCGCTACGGAATGCCGGTCGAGCTCGCGATCCTGTGCGGCGTCGCACTCGGCGCGCTATGCGGCTTCGTCAATGGTGTGCTGATCGCCTATCTCAAATTGCCGCCCTTCATCGTCACCCTCGGCACGTGGCAGATCTATCTCGCGACGACCTATATCTATTCGGCCAACGAGACGATCCGCGCCCAGGACATCGAGGCGAATGCAAGGCTGCTGCAGTTCTTCGGCGAGAAAATCAATATTGGCGGGGCCACTTTCACCTATGGCGTGTTCGCCATGATCATCCTCATCGCCATTCTCTGGTATGTACTCAACCATACCGCCTGGGGCCGTCACGTTTACGCCATCGGCGATGATGCGGAGGCGGCAAAGCTGTCCGGTGTCAGGACCAAGCGCGTTCTCATTGCGGTCTACGTGCTGGCCGGACTGATCTGTGCGCTGGCGGGCTGGGCCTCGATCGGACGCAATGGTTCGGTTTCCCCGCAGATCGGCCAGTTCGCCAATATCGAATCCATCACTGCAGTGGTGATCGGCGGCATGTCGCTCTTCGGCGGACGTGGCTCCATTCTCGGCATGCTCTTTGGCGCGCTGATCGTCGGCGTCTTCTCCTTCGGCATGCGCATGTATGGCACCGATGTTCAATGGACCTACCTGATCATCGGTGTATTGATCATCTTGGCTGTGGCCATCGACCAGTGGATCAGAAAGGTAGCAGGCTGA
- a CDS encoding sugar ABC transporter substrate-binding protein, with the protein MKSTVLGAAAVAIAAFAAPAQAAGVGACLITKTDTNPFFVKMKEGALAKSKELGVDLKTYAGKIDGDSESQVAAIETCIADGAKGILITASDTAGIVSSVKQARDAGILVIALDTPLDPADAADATFATDNLLAGELIGKWAAGTLGDKAKDAKVAFLDLSPSQPTVDVLRDQGFMKGFGIDVVDINKIGDEKDPRIVGHDVTNGNEEGGRKAMENLLQKDPGITVVHTINEPSAAGAYEALKAFGKEKDVLIVSVDGGCPGVKNVEAGVIGATSQQYPLLMASLGIEAIKKFADSGEKPKPTEGKNFFDTGVSLVTDKPVQGLESIDVKTGMGKCWG; encoded by the coding sequence CTGAAATCGACCGTTCTGGGCGCAGCCGCTGTGGCGATTGCTGCCTTTGCCGCTCCGGCGCAGGCTGCAGGTGTGGGCGCATGCCTCATCACCAAGACCGACACAAATCCCTTCTTCGTCAAGATGAAAGAGGGCGCACTTGCCAAGTCGAAGGAACTCGGCGTTGACCTCAAGACCTATGCCGGCAAGATCGACGGCGACAGCGAAAGTCAGGTCGCAGCAATCGAGACCTGCATCGCCGATGGCGCCAAGGGTATCCTGATCACCGCATCCGACACGGCCGGTATCGTCTCCTCGGTCAAGCAGGCTCGCGATGCCGGCATCCTGGTCATCGCTCTCGACACGCCGCTTGATCCGGCTGATGCGGCCGATGCGACCTTCGCCACCGACAATCTCCTTGCCGGCGAACTGATCGGCAAATGGGCTGCCGGAACACTCGGCGACAAGGCCAAGGACGCCAAGGTCGCGTTCCTCGACCTGAGCCCGTCACAGCCGACGGTTGACGTTCTGCGCGACCAGGGCTTCATGAAGGGCTTTGGCATCGACGTCGTCGACATCAACAAGATCGGCGACGAAAAGGACCCGCGCATTGTTGGCCATGACGTTACCAACGGCAATGAAGAAGGCGGCCGCAAGGCGATGGAAAACCTTCTGCAGAAGGATCCGGGCATCACCGTCGTCCACACGATCAACGAACCTTCCGCTGCCGGTGCCTATGAAGCACTCAAGGCTTTCGGCAAGGAAAAGGACGTTCTCATTGTTTCGGTCGATGGCGGCTGCCCAGGGGTGAAGAACGTCGAAGCCGGTGTCATCGGTGCAACGTCGCAGCAATACCCGCTGCTGATGGCATCGCTCGGCATCGAGGCGATCAAGAAGTTCGCCGACAGCGGCGAAAAGCCAAAGCCGACCGAAGGCAAGAACTTCTTCGATACGGGCGTTTCGCTCGTCACCGACAAGCCGGTCCAGGGTCTCGAATCCATCGACGTCAAGACTGGCATGGGCAAGTGCTGGGGCTGA
- a CDS encoding ATP-binding cassette domain-containing protein, giving the protein MSREPILTARGLVKRYGRVTALDHADFDLYAGEVLAVIGDNGAGKSSLIKAISGAIHPDEGEMTLEGKPIHFRSPMEARDAGIETVYQTLALSPALSIADNMFLGREIRRPGILGSWFRMLDRKTMEKRARDKLTELGLMTIQNIGQAVETLSGGQRQGVAVARAAAFGSKVVIMDEPTAALGVKESRRVLELIQDVKKRGLPIVLISHNMPHVFEVADRIHIHRLGKRLTVIDPKEYTMSDAVAFMTGAKTPPAESIA; this is encoded by the coding sequence ATGTCCAGAGAACCCATCCTCACCGCGCGCGGCCTTGTAAAACGCTATGGCCGCGTCACCGCCCTCGATCATGCGGATTTTGATCTCTATGCCGGCGAAGTGCTGGCGGTGATCGGCGACAACGGTGCCGGGAAATCCTCGCTTATCAAGGCGATTTCCGGCGCCATTCATCCCGATGAAGGCGAGATGACCCTCGAGGGCAAGCCGATCCACTTCCGCTCGCCCATGGAAGCCCGCGATGCCGGCATCGAGACCGTCTATCAGACTCTCGCATTGTCGCCGGCATTGTCCATTGCCGACAACATGTTCCTTGGCCGCGAAATCCGCAGGCCTGGCATTCTCGGCAGCTGGTTCCGCATGCTCGATCGCAAGACCATGGAAAAGCGGGCTCGCGACAAGCTCACCGAACTCGGCCTTATGACCATCCAGAACATCGGTCAGGCGGTGGAAACGCTCTCCGGCGGTCAGCGTCAGGGCGTGGCCGTGGCGCGTGCTGCCGCCTTCGGCTCCAAGGTCGTCATCATGGACGAGCCGACGGCAGCGCTCGGCGTGAAGGAATCCCGCCGCGTCCTGGAACTTATCCAGGATGTGAAAAAACGCGGATTGCCGATTGTGCTGATCTCGCACAATATGCCACACGTTTTCGAAGTGGCGGACCGTATCCACATTCACCGGCTGGGAAAGCGCCTTACCGTGATAGACCCCAAGGAATATACAATGTCGGATGCCGTCGCCTTCATGACCGGGGCCAAGACCCCGCCGGCCGAGAGTATTGCATAA